The segment tgtgtgtgtgtggtggggggggggatgATTTACAGAATAATGTCCATAAGCCATGCCACTGGGCAGTTCAattcttagctctgctaccggccgcCCGGGCgcctccacacagacatgattggctaatgtctggcccacagagacgggggataacggagatcagtgcgtgactctatGTACacgatactgatccctgtgtgaacccacctcttgcaggtgaaaagaagcggttggcacctgcacacgtatcagagggggtgtgtgttaggtacggccCTTTTCGGTCAGGACTGGTGGACTAAAAAGATATGACCGAgggaactggatacgactagattgggatgaAAGGGGGAAAACGCATTAAAACTgagtatttataaataattctaCCGTATCTCCACCTCCTTTAGAACATGTGACCCACTGTTatatgtttataaaataaaactcacGTTCTTTTTATCTTCGGATCTTTTCTTCCTCTCTTTATTAGCCATGATCACACCACTCCGCAGAGTTTCAAACACCGGGTCAGAACGATTCTGCTGCcctacacaccaacacaccaacaccCAAACACGGTATTACTGCAGGGTGATCAGGAGCCGACTCGTgacagcaacattagttacgtgttatattatatatatatatatgatccgacatcactctgatcgtgtcattttctgttctctaataataataataataataataataataataataataataataataacgctccggccatcttaacccacaacacacacaatgtgtaaatgttccagccagcttccggcgtagtgatgaagcgtcgctccctactccctcctttGGACTCGAATCTCacttgaagcttttaactggaaccttcttgttacagaaattacattcatttacacaatgaggaggaaagtaaaggcacgaagtaaaacggctaaatacactcgctaatctgttattgttttttatctgaacttacagattatttctttatttctacgctacatttacaatatatgttttgtgtttattatattgactcgtaacttgactcggattcgtattttgtgacttgtgaacatctctgcttctTGTATCCTTTGacgactttttaaataaaatcggCGCCTCTGATTACAGCCCTGTCCCAATACTTACAGTACAGACTCCTTTAACTTTAGGACACTCACCGGGGTTGTTTATTTCCTGATCGTACAGCGGGGAGCTGTACGCTCGTCTGAAACCTGGAGGCTGAGGAAGAATCGAgagtgtaaataaacacagtgaACAGGTTCAGGTGTAAAACGCGGTACTGTACATGTTTACAGATTTATAATCTCACTATTTTGCCGAAGCATCTCTGGAACTCCACGTAGGACTGGCACGCATGATGGATGTTGGTCTTGCAGTTCTTGCAGCGCAGGGCGAATTTGTTATTGACTGAGAAACAAGATAAAACAAGTTAAAGTGATTTTATTTCTCTTCATGTTGCGTTTAGGTTCATGTCGGCCAGCAGGGGGCGCGCAGGCGCGGATTAACCTTTAAACTGCTGTCCAGTAGTGGCTGTTACTAAcagtattattgtattttttatgtctCTGTTTATTTTTCGAGAGGTTAGGTTGTTActcactggtggattgagtgGCTGGCGCTAAGTGGCAAACCAGCTCCTGTCTTTCCCCTGAAGTCTAACTCTGTTTTAGTGTCTATGCCAAATTTTAGCAGTGCTAACGACCTAGACTGGAAAAGCAGGTTGACAATAGAACTACACGGGTATATAAGGTTTATAACCAAGATCATGGTCTAGTTCCTTATTCCTCCTTTATCTACACACATCATTTTAATACTAAATATCTGCATTTATCCTTCTGTCCTGGCAAATTAAACCATATAAGAACTCACGGACAATCATCCGAGCGCAGACGTCGCAGAACTTGGGCGTTTTGCAGTAGTGGTCCTTGAATTTATGCGGCCTGTCGTTCACCATGACCACGGTCTCAGGAGTGGGTGGAGGTGGAGCCTCCTCTTCCTCCACTTCTTCATCGTACACGAAATATACCTGAAACACAGAGACCCACAAACACGGAGGAAATAAACACGACTGATAAACGTGgaaaaaagtacatttaaacCTTTCAGATCCTCAAACTACAGTGTGAAAGAATAATCGCCCCTCTTCAAACCTGGTAGCTGGTTGTGCCACCCGTGACAGTAATGACGGcaatgaaacacacagttggagaGTTTTTAAGCATGAACCCGAAGGAGACTGTCCACACGTCAGTTCgtgacctaaagctcaagcGACAAGACGACGATCCGCCTCTGAACGGCTCAAGGAAACAAAACGGAAGTTCTGGAGCGTCCGAGTCAAAATCCTGACTCGAATCCCATCGAGATGCCGCGACGGGACCTTAAACGGGCAGCTTGTGCTTCGCtggcatttcaaaaacaaacgctGTTAAAATAGAGCGACCCTCTGAGTgatctttttatttatctttattttatttagcctTCTgcaaaggcttctcacaagactacagcttggagtgtgtttgtgtgtgggaatttgtgcccattcagtccaaaaaatgacaatatttgtatggctgggcgctgactgatcagtcggtgttccagttcattccagagctgttgagtggggctgaggtcagggctctatgcaGGACCCTGGATATGCTGTCATGCTGGAAGTCACGCTGGAACAGGATAGAGCCTTCCCTTAACTGTTAATGCAAAGTTGTAAGcatataatttcatttatgTGGCTGGCACACgtgaaggggcgtcccaatacttttgtccatatagtgtgtgttacTGAATGTGATATTTTTGTGAGACGTACCGTGTGATCGTCCTCTCTGACCACATTTTCTGGAACCGGTGGATTATCATGGATGTCCAGAGAATCCTTGTCCTCAAGTCTAgaatgttacacacacacgctctgTAAAGCACTTTCACTGACTTGTGTATTACTGATGtcttaatatacatttatttatggaaATTTCATAGCATTAAAGCAGCATTTGCTTTGATtactcctccacacacacacacacacacacacagtcatgtttCTTCGGCTCATGTAGCAGTCACTAATGAGCATGCGCACGTGTTGTTAGCTCCCAGTTTAGTTTTACAACAGCGTCTGTAGCTTGATTTAAGCTCCGGGGTCAGTAATTTGGTCAGTAATGTGAGTGTAGACGGTAATAAACTGTTATTAAAGTCTCTCAGCTACACAGTGGCAGAAGTTTCCTCGTGTTTGTTCGTCCTGGAACCCTGAAGAGAAGTTGCTGCTGCCTCTCTTCCTATTTCACTGTTTTCACGTTATACTCACAGCGCTCGCTAGAGGGCGTTAAAGTCGCAGTAACACGTTCATTCCGTTTTAATTCAAACACCGTTAGCATATTAGCATGACCGGTATGTTTACATTATTGCGAcgcatttaaataatataatcaaatattttaaCTAAAATATAAGAGAATAGAATACAGGTGTAATGATTAAAAGGCAGAAAACAGTGCATAACAAGTGAACACTGTCTCTGTAAAGGTCATTCAGGGCTAAGGTGACCATTTCCATaacccccaaaaagaagaacatcagaccacaaaagaAGGCCTTCAGagaccaaaaagaagaacatcagatcccaaaaaggagaacatcagaccccaaaaagaagaacatcagaccctaataAGGAGAACATTTGACCccgaaaaggagaacatcagaccccaaaaaggagaacattagaccccaaaaggaagaacatcagaccctaataaggagaacatctgaccccgaaaaggagaacatcagaccccgaaaaggagaacatcagaccccaaaaaagaacatcagaccccaaaaaagtagaacatcagaccccaaaaaaggagaacatcagaccccgaaaaggagaacatcagaccccaaaaaagaacatcagacctcaaaaaaggagaacatcagaccccgaaaaagtagaacatcagaccccaaaaaggaggaacatcagaccccaaaaaggagaacatcagaccccaaaaggagaacatcagatctcaaaaaaggagaacatcagaccccaaaaagaaagaCATCAGACCctgaaaaggagaacatcagaccccaaaaagaaggacatcagaccccgaataggagaacatcagaccccaaaaaggagaacatcagaccccaaaaaggaggaacatcagaccccccaaaagtaggacatcagaccccaaaaaggagaacatcagaccccacaaaagaaggacatcagaccccaaaaaggaggaacatcagaccccaaaaacgaGGACATCAGCTGTGGTTCTGTGTTTTATAATGTTCACTGTACTCAGGTGATCTGCTACAGTGTTCTTTACagtgatcagggttgcagtccTTCCTGTGCCCAGCTGGAAACACTGGCTACAAGATGGCGAGCAAGAATAAATACTCACTGGTCATACTGCGCCATTGTGCGGTGTACCGGTCTGCCTTTGCTTCGTAGTGATCACGCCCTGgggaaatataaacataatttaATAAACCAATAGTTTTGGGCAACAAGACGTGGCTCAGTCAGTGTACCAATTCATCCTGGTGTTtggtttctccacaccaaattcTAGTGCACAAAAGTGGCTAAAGTGGCGTAAAACTCTTGGACTCTTTCATTATTTGGAGCAAAGGAATCAACAGCAGACCAATAACCCTAACATCTTAACATGCGGCCCATTTCAGACCAGTGGTTGGTTCATTAGATCTGCTGTTGTCTATACTGTATTAGTGGAGATCAGCGTTCTTATTATCTCTCTTCTGCAGAGGGACACTCAGTTTTGGACAAACAGGAGCTCGGTTTAAAGGatctccagcgtcctgcacagagacctgacctcagcaccactcaacCAACCAttctggaatgaaccagaacatcaacgTCATACAAACACGGGCACAAATTGCAAATTGcaaactgaatgggcacaaattcccatacacagacatgtgTCAaagtcttgtgtgaagcttctcaGAGGCCAACTCTgtattaatagcatttgtttttaaaatgggacgtccgacaggCTCACGGCCAGGCGTCCAAACCTGTACTGTCGTACATAAGCAGTGGATCTGGGTAAAGTGGCATAATGATTTATttagaatgggtgtccacatacttttggccacgtaGTCTATCACATGTTTCAAGACTGGTCCTTATGTATCGTAGGAGGTAAAAGTTTTTGGTCCTTCCTGGCTTTTTAAACAGCAGTCAGAGGAGCCCAAAATGGGGTACTCTATAGGGTACCAGAGaggagcatttaaaaaaaactgttataGCGTTTAATCTTTacacatggacacacacacacacacacacacacacagctgctaTTCCTGGATTATTTTGCCCAGTAGCAGCAGACgtagtacattttaaaacatgtttacaatatttaacaaataaacctgtcatttattatttgtcagtattatttaatacacacataagacacacacacacacatactcacctgCTGATCGTTTTGGATCTAAAAGCCACCCGGCAGATCGGAAAAGTTATACACGTGGGCCCAAAACACCAGTATAAAATGATAGTGCCAATATTTTTAGGTCCAGGTAGGTTCTGCGGTGCGTGTTTGACTGGACTGATACTGTACATGTGAACTAAATACCGCCGTCATTCTCCTGAATGCTATAATTGgcgtgtacatatatatatatatatagtgtgtgtgtgtgtgtgtgtgtcattttgAGGAGTTGAGACAGGTGGATGCTTCAAATGAACTCGGGTCATATGATATAAcatttcaaacacacacacacacacacacacacacacacacacaccaagccaGCAATGGGACTCGAGTCTGACCTGATTCTGAATGGATGTAACTGTCATGTTTACTTATCAATCTACTCCTAATCACCCGTAGTAATGAAATgatatatttacaaaagtattcagaccctttggcAAGCTTCACACGCCCAGATTTGGGCGGTTTATCCCATTGTTTTTGCCAGATCCTCTCAAGTTCTGACAGGTTCGATGGTGATGATGGAGTCTGTGCTTTGTCCGAGCCAGTCATCATTCAGAGACTTGCCGTAAATCCACTTCGGTGTTGTTTTGACTGTATGCTTGGGGTCATtgccatgtttacatttacatttacattttctgcatttagcagacgctcttatccagagcttccatagtaaacatttcatttctcaagttttagtaaacaacagtcgaagaacacaaatctgctgaaacctgttagaagcagtgttttgtgtttttttttttttaaggaaatggaaaaatttttagtaaataaatacaagtcagcttaagtgcttagtaaaaaggtgatgaaggtttttaatcgttttttaaagacagtaagagactcagatgttcggacagacagaggaagttcattccaccacttccacaagagccttgatgcttgtcttcctttagtcctgggtggaggatcaagtcgagcgagactagtggctcggaggttgcgtggtacagagcggggtttgattagaccgcgagggtagcttggggctgctccatttttggctttgtaggcgagcatcagtgttttaaactgaatacgtgcagctacagaaagccagtgaagagaacgcagcagtggggtgatgatgtggcagcagtggggtgattatgtggcagcagtggggtggtgatgtggcagtgtttaggttggttaaaaactagacaggcagctgcattttgaatgagctgcaagggtttaatagtggacatgggagctcctgccaggagggagttgcagtcgtccaaccgtgagattacaagtgattggaccagaatctgagtagcttctctggagagaaatggccgaatcttcctgatgttgtacaggaggaaccggcacgatcttgtcatg is part of the Trichomycterus rosablanca isolate fTriRos1 chromosome 7, fTriRos1.hap1, whole genome shotgun sequence genome and harbors:
- the stac3 gene encoding SH3 and cysteine-rich domain-containing protein 3 isoform X1, coding for MAQYDQLEDKDSLDIHDNPPVPENVVREDDHTVYFVYDEEVEEEEAPPPPTPETVVMVNDRPHKFKDHYCKTPKFCDVCARMIVLNNKFALRCKNCKTNIHHACQSYVEFQRCFGKIPPGFRRAYSSPLYDQEINNPGQQNRSDPVFETLRSGVIMANKERKKRSEDKKNMVMMMMEEEEAQQPKEGEEGGEGKQDADKKDTDDKNKKQQQTFSQTHYYLALYRFKAIEKDDLDFHPGDRITVIDDSNEEWWRGKIGEKTGYLPMTYIIRVRAGERVYKVMRSFVGNREMGQITLKKDQIVVKKGEEVNGYLKVSTGRKLGFFPADLLQEI